The Piliocolobus tephrosceles isolate RC106 unplaced genomic scaffold, ASM277652v3 unscaffolded_25177, whole genome shotgun sequence genomic interval GGAACAAATGAGAAAGCATAACTATAATCAGGAAAATGTCTTAACAAATACTTAAATTTAGGGAAAGAAGCACTttataagcaaagaaaaataactcaaaaagcATACGAGTATAGAGCTATTTAGTATGGGTAGTCAAGTATGTCTCATAACCCTAGGGACTGTacaatatttagtatttataatgaatattgaataatcaagaaatatttatgtgTAGTATATCCTTTTAAGAATATAAGGAGTGTAAACTATATGAAGATTTCTAATGTAAGTTTGTGCATGTATTTTAATGTTTGGCACTTAAACTGTCGAGTATTGCTTATTTAGAAATTCACTTATTTGGTATATCTGATTCCCTAATCATGCTATACTAATAAAGCTGTGAAATACAATAAAGTATTACCTTTCACCAATACCAAACTATTTAATAGCTCCTTGcctatatttgttttgtttccttagcCTGAACCATCCTTACTGCCTGTCCCCACCTTGTTTCCcttccttatctttttctttcttctccatagAAGACCATAAGCCTGCTTGAAGGCAGAGACTAATTCCTCTCTGTACTCGTATAGTACCAaatacatagtagatgctcaatgaaTGTTCAGTTATTGTGCTGCATTATTGTGAACCAGTACTTAAAGTACATATGGTCGTCTGTTCACACTCCCGGAGAGAACAACATGTCatgctaacatttttctttatagattaaaTATACAAGTTATTTTCATATTGTATTGCTTGATAGACTGGTTTTTCCTTCACATGTGTTTTACTGgctaccattttttttctttctagatggaTTAATTGCCTCTGAAGGAGCCATAAGTCCCGATTTCTTCAATGATTACCACCTTCAAAATGGAGATGTTGTTGGGCAGCATTCATTTCCTGGCAGGTAAAGTTTTCCAAGAAAAATCTAATGTGTGGGATCTCTTGCGTTTGGAAAGCTAAAATTCTCTTCGCtctccatttctcttctttttcattaagaggggaaaaaaaccctCAATCTTTTCAAGGacttgtttgtttgattttaaagTAACTTATGAActcacattttctgtatttaaaaaacgGAGATCAcaaggccggacgcggtggcttacgcctgtaatcccagcactttgggagaccaagacgggcggatcacgaggtcaggaaatcgagaccatcctggccaacactgtgaaaccctgtctctactaaaagtaccaaaaattagccgggcatggtggcgggggcctgtagtcccagctgcttggggaggctgaggcaggagaatggcgtgaacctgggaggcggagcttgcagtgagctgagatctcaccactgcactccagcctgggtgacagagggagactccctctcaaaaagaaaagggagctcacagatctaaaagaaaacatgctcTTCAAGTTGGAAAATATAGATTGTCTGTTGACACAAACAATACTTTTTCCTAATTAACGAATGCAGATTGTTTCTGAGTGTTTTCCAAagccattaaaatataaaatgagggccgggcgcggtggctcaagcctgtaatcccagcactttgggaggccgagacgggcggatcacgaggtcaggagatctagaccatcctggcgaacacggtgaaaccccatctctactaaaaaatacaaaaaaatagccgggcgaggtggcgggcgcctgtagtcccagctacttgggaggctgaggcaggagaatggcataaacccgggaggcggagcttgcagtgagctgagatccggccactgcactccagcctgggcgacagagcgagactccgcctcaaaaacaacaacaacaacaacaaaaaatacatatatatatgtatatatatatataaaatgagaacacAAGACATGTATTTTAACAATTACTAAAGAcatagctgtttttaaaaagttggtgCTTTTATTAAATTGAAGACTTTTCCTCCCTAGATGgcatttgcataaaatatttaagaggaaaaaaaagtcaggccAGAACTGTTTTGCAATTATAATAAGGTTCCCCACAGCATATATCCAGCTTTATTACATAATgatataatagatttttaaaatctcaccagaaagtataaataatatttacctcTTCATATCATTCCTAGAggtgtaatattttaattaaggCTGACAGTTGACATTTCACATTAAGCTAGTCCAGTGAACAGATAGTGTTATTTTCCCTTAAGcctattaattttttcattaaattattaatttattttttcttcttaaattctaCTTTTCATTAGGATAAGCTTATTCTGTATGTAAGAtatgttcatgtatttttttaaatgaacaatacAGTTGCGACCAATGTGCGATAACTCTTAATGATCACTTGTAATGCTATTTTAATCTAATACTAATTATAATTTCAACCATTATTGATTATCCATTGTATCTAATCTGTTTTACAAAtattcatcttatttattttaacttgcacagcaacattttaaaacaagtattattatatctgttttactgatgaagaaatcaCAGCTCTAAAAATTCAAGGTTAACTGACAAATTCACACAAGTAGGATGATGGAGCAAAAATTTGAACTCAGGTATATATGTCACCAAAGTTTATGTTCTTTCCAGTATAACATGCTGTCTCATTTGGAGGAAACAAAACATACTGTAGTGATTTTTAAGCTCTTTTGATCACAACCCACATTAAAAGAAATACCTTTCATATTTGAACttaatgcatacatacatatttgtttaCATACATGTATCTACctatatatgtaaatgttttacatatatgtatctaCCTATATGTGTAAAACAAAACTTGCTTAAAGTGGTACTCTACCTGTAATACacaatgatattttattatattccatTTCCCGTTTTAAATGCAAATTGCAACCCACTAAATTGATTTTACAACTTGCTGATGGTCATGACCCAAAGTTTAAAAGCATGGTGGAAAATCATAGCAGTATTACATGAAATATAATAACCTTATGTGTAGTTCAGTGTTCTGTAGTGTAGTTTAAATAGTAgccctttaaaaattgtttcatctGTGTACTAGACTGTCATAGTAAGAAACACCTTGCCTTAGGAAATAAAAGCTAAACATGGTTAAATACTAGAAAGCATATGGCTTTTGATTACTTCTGATGCTTCTGGCTTTATTagctataattatttaaatagagGCTCTGTTTAATCATTATAAATACTGTATCAGGTGACAATTTACTGtacaaatgttttctgaaacaATTGGGAAAGGAGAAATGATTTAGATATGTGATCTTAATATTTATATTGAAACATTTTGCTTATAGCGTTTATAAGATTATTCTGccatttatgttttacttttagcaaaacattatttttgtatctCCTGCAGATACTGTGAATCTACAAAAAACCAACTGCTATAAATCATGCATTACTTATTTGAGAAagacttgcttttatttttttatttaattatgtaactttttaaaaactaaacattttcactaaaatatagaaaacaatccTTTTTTGCTCAATTCAGCAAAATCTCTAATTTCCAGTATTCGAAAATGCttactttctaaaataataaaagttttgagAGAGATAAATGTATTCTACAAGTTATGTACTGGGTCCAAagatttcaggatttttttcctccattctgttaataagatttttttaaatgactttgggAAAATCCTTTTACCTTTGtacctttactttctttttaaaagtaaaaatacttaaGTAGCTTCTTTTACTTTACAAAAGACACAGCCCAGTAATGTTGACTTAAAAGATTAGTTAATAAAACTTACTATAGACTAGTTTTCAAATCAAAAGAATGatacaatttttataattattttcatttgagaaTTGTTTGCCCTTTAGAAAGAACTTTCCCTGAGAAAGTTAAGACTTTCATCTCTTGTCTTTTGTAATTGTTAAGGCCTTAAATCACATTTAATTATAtcacttttttcatatttagaagaaataattcacaatgaattttctcaaattttgtgGTAGATAACAGAACAAACGAGAAGGGACCCTAAACTGTATCAGTAGAGCCACAGACGGATTACACAATATAGCCAAAGattcatagttttctttttcttactctgtTTTACTGACTTACTTTGGAatcatttgcttttttgcttttattcaatCATTTGTGGTTGGTTAAGATTCTCCTTTTAATAGGACCTCTAAGCTCTTTTGTAACAGTAACCATGGATCTGAAAGTGTGGCATTTTTTCAATTCAAagatttaagtattttaaatcttTACATAATTATTCACATATTTCAATATGATAATTTTGCTGCATAATGTGAAATTTTAAACTATGGCTACATTTCAGCTCCTGATATCCTATAGGTGAATTTAAATCTCATTAAATAAtagtcattcaaaaatatttttgaaatttttcattttaaccgATTTTAAGCAAAATAGGAATCTTTTTCAAGAAATGTAAGTTAATTAAAGAGAAGTTGTTGAACTCCTATTCTTCATTTCTACTGTAAAGATGAAAATAAGCAGACTTAATGGACAACATGAAGAATTTGTGTTACCTGTGATAGAATAATAGCTTAATTGATCTTTACATATTGAAAAAGCTGATTCTCTAAGTATCTTAAAAAGAGGAAATGTTATCTATTTGGAGTTGTTGGGTGTTTTTCCTTTAAATCAGGGAAATGATCCAGATGATTTATAAATTCTTTCCCTGTTTCTTCTTCATATGTCTTTGATAAATAAGCACTGTCAAGTTATCTGGAGAAAGAATAATACTTGATTAATGTATAAAAGGTGAACTTTTATCATTACCATTGTTTGTAATGATTTGAGTATAACAATATGTGGGATAAAACATGAAACAATATGACAGTGCCAAGTGGCATACTCTTCAGCCAGTTCTCATGGCTTTTCATTctctgttttcttaatatttcagTTTGAGTGGAttcatgtaataaataataaattgctAATTTGTATGACACAAgggtttttttaattgtttaaagaaaaattatttcttcataaaatgaCAAGGTTCAGTAATAGGATGAATGTATTAAAATCTGAGAAACTAAGCCAGATTTAGAGAAGAATTTAAATAGTTCAAATTGGTGTTTTTCTTAAAATCCACATCGGGGGTCCTTCTTAATCTGAATATCTGCATTTTTGTAAGATAGCAAGGCAGTTTAATAGGCAACAGTGAAAACAGTTAAACTTATCTATCTCATTCTATAAGAAGACTGGATGTTTGATAAAATAGATATTGGCAATTGGTCTGTGAATCCTGGGTTTTAGACATGTGTCACTATCAGTTTGAACCTCTTGGCTCCAGGATTTCCCAACATTTAGAGCAAAATGCGTTACGGTTCTAAGGCATTAGCTATGGAGTTGCCAATCCCAAAGCATCAAATGTAAATCTTCCCCTCCCAAAATCTGAACTGGTGTTAGAAAGTAAAGTGGAACTTGCTTTTGaagctaattaaaaataataggagCAAGACTAGGTTTTTTTCCAGTTATGTATACCATGTATCTGCACCATACTTTTGGaccatttttttattataacttttacTTTTCAAGACTAACAAGAACCGCATGTTAAGGGTATTTTTAAACTGCTTCCAGCTTTTACAAATCAGTTTTTGTTGCAGTAAAAatggttcatttttcttttataggaaTCCAATTTtcataaactggaaaaaaaattgcagacTGCTTAGGTTTCCTTGgggctttgaaaaatatttttcagagagcCTGGAGTTCTTCTTTGTGGTTGGCACAGTGATGTCATTTACTGACCATTTCAATGGTGTCAAAGACAAACTAGATGTGTGCATTATCTGAGCCATCTGACTCTTACACTTtcattttctatgtgtgtgttatagcctgcctctttttcttttcttagggTACCGTAGTATTACCTTTTTTAtgcattatatgtattttatattacatgtaCATATGCCTTCTattttggtctcttttttttcaaatattaaatcacAGTTGAATATTAgttgtactttaaaaaatcatactgAGGAGAACtaacaaattatttctttaaaatgtaagaaataatcTTTTacccaaatttttaaatgtatgattttttaattctagaattctacatataaaaaaattagacttATTTGTTTAGCTGTAAGGCTGCCTTAATTATACTCAGCTATTTAGTTTACTGTTTTTTCCCTTGAGAAAGCAACCTCAAAATTATATATTCTCTGTCTAAAAGGCATTGTACAGTGTTTACAGAACTACATATTCCTAGAACTATATATTATGAGTTTGTTTCAAAGCAGTTATTCAAAAGAGAAACTAAGTTGTCCATTTTACAGCCCTCAATTTGGCCAagcaaaaaaattcttttatattgAGAGGAAAGTAAATATGCCTGCAAAATTCCTTCTTTGATAAgtcctttatcaatttttaattaataaccCAAACTCATTTGTTCTAATAACTTAACTTCTAATGATCTTCCTTACTGTGGCCATAGCATAGCAATTAGATGGAAggatcaaaaaagtgaaaagaactCTCAGAAGCACATTCTTTGATAGATATTGACACCAACCATTTGTTCAGCATTGTAAGAACTAACCTAATTGCTAAAAACctataaaatctttttaaagtaaTCAATGACTAAAATACTGCTTCATTTAATgtgttactactttttttttttaccaaagaTGATCAtagtttttctattatttatgaaTTTCTTATTACTTTTTCTCAGCAGAAAACATGCTTCATGAAGCCTTTCAAAAAAACTGACTTAGCGATTTTTCTAGACATGGTGGTTACAAAATAAAGCAGACAGATAACATTTTCACCTATCAATTGCCAAATAATTTCTAATGCTAATACCCACACATCAGAGCAAAACGGTACTCCTAAACACCTCTTGCAGGATTTAAGTTAATAAAACCTTTATGAAAGGCAAGATGATAAAGAACAAGAACCTTAAATTGTTTACTTCCTTTTATTCTATAACtttatttctaagaatttgtCCTTATGAAATAATCAGAGATAAAGACTGATAAATAATTAATTATGTGTCAAAGAAAATTGATAATTGAGGGtagtgaaataaacatttttacaacATTATTTTTGTGCCATGAGATTTTTGTCTACATATTAGATTATATTATTACACTGGTACTCTAAGTAAACTTTATATGTGAATGTCAACATAAGTCAAAATAGATACATTTAGCAATAAATATTCACCTTTCATAaacttcttgactttttaaaggatttaccacagtgaacttttaattttcctcttccttattaaaaatgtttttttataaaaattttattcacatatgatgttttgatagCATAAAATTGGATACATCACTGCCACATCTGTAATTCTAGTAACTGATAGTAGACAGTATGGTTAAGAATATTTGCTCAATCTATTTATATTGATTTTCATGTATTAAAACATTATAACAGATTTGTTTActtaatatgtaaacattttaagatGAGTCTATTATGAAacatagtattaaaaaaaaagtcattaaaggCAAGGCActgtcatacattttatttacacTTTGTTCTTGACGTGCACATTTGTGTAGGTCCCTAATTGTTCTTAACTGAATTTAGGTTGGGATATTTGCGAGAGTTGCTTCTCAATGTAAATAGAATTTTAAGTCATGATTTAAACATACTCAGTAGAACCTCTTTATAGCAACAGTAAGGCTGGATAATAATACAGTGTcctgtttacttttaaaagttgCTCTGATTTGGGCATAGTATATGATTTGATCTAAAAATACTCAGATCTGTGCAAATTTTTGTAATAATTGTATTCAGTTTTCcaaatgacattattttcaataaatgtaagcATCTATTTCAAGCCAAGTAATAAATGACATCAGTAGGTAAAACCAATAGAAATAATTGTAAGTTATTTCCACCTTCTTCAGTATTAATGAAGCAGAAGTGTACAGTAAAACTTTTTGAGTAAAACCATAAGAAATAGTATTATATGACAAGCAAAATTATTCCTAAGATAATGAAGTGGTCATTTTACTCTTAAACTTGTGGGATGGTAAAAACAGGAGAACAAGAGTGCAATAGTTATGTCACAGCATAGTTctaattaatgagaaaaaaagcaaataaaaaattttcataCTACAAGAGTTTTGATCTTACATAATCTTTACATGaaatcccttttttctttctgtatactTTCATAGCAGCTGTCCCAATTACTTTTTTAGTTAAGAAGGTGGAATACCTTAGGAGCcttctaaaatattcaaataataaaatgtttaagccTTTTTACTCTTAAGTATATGAAGACTAATAACTTACATTTATCTTGCATTTAAATCTTCATGTATCTTATTTGATCATCAAAAAGTGTGTGAGGTTATAGGGCAAAGAGTGATATTGTCCCTATTTTCACAATGTGAAAATTAAAGTTcagagatttttaagaaatagccTAAAACCAGGTAGCTAATAGTGAAGCCTTTAAGCTTGATAAGAGTCAACACTCTTACTATTACATCATTATTGCCTCCAGATGACAAGGAGATATATTAGTCTTATCAGTGAACTGTActttagaaagtttaaaataaatgttattaaaattcaGAGTAAGATATGTAGGTTTTGTTGTGCAACACGACATACTGTTTACTTAGTTTGATTTAATACATTTGACATGGTTTACTGCAAATCGGTGTTTCAGATTTGCTTGGACATGAGCTGCTAAGGGTTTATTAACACATTAAGTAATTAGTTCACTACCTTTAAATTATCTTAAATAGTTCACTAAATTCTCTACAGATTAAATCCAGTTGTATAAAAAATGGGAATGAAATAAGTGGGATATTCTCAGTCTAGAAGGGTAAATGCctcttaaaaaatcatttattcagCTAATTAAGCAGTTTAAATTTTTGCATACATGAtggtattcttttaaaaatgctcataAATGAATCCTCATGGGCTTGTTGTATATTAGTCTGATTTCTCTTATTTGTTTAGACTTCTTAgagagacagcttctttctagtattgaaaaggcaaggaaattcAGTTCTGCTACTTGGACACTaatgatttgcatttcccaaggAGAATTGAATTAGGGTTTATTAGTAAATTGGGCCTATAACCTTTAAGGGCAGATTTTATTAGATTATCACACATCGGCATTAGTAAATTGTAAATGTAACTGAAATATAGACATATGAGCCACAAATCAAGGCTTAGAATCCTGGAAACTTGGGAAGATGTTTTATCCTAGAGAAATTATAATCCTgagttgaaaaaatatttcaaatgattagctttcttttgaaaatttaggAACAAGAGAAGTTGGTGACAGAACTGCCCTCTTCAAGTTAGTGTTCAATTTAATTCTGCTAATCTGAGCAAAAATTTTGAAGGCATGGACATTAGCTGTATAGAAGGCCCAAAGGTGCTCCCaaataaaaccaaatttattGTGACTTTATTAGTGATGGTGGCAGTGGCCcatctggagcagctgctgcagGGATGCCAGCTGCAGTTGGGGAGGCACAGCTGACATCGCGAGCTACACAGAGCTGTGAGGCTGGGAAGAGGCAGGAGTCCTGCCCCCTGCCAAGTTGGCAGGCCAGGAGCCCCACActcctgggtgcagctgcagccacccagccaCAGCTTGAGACCAGGTCATCCCAGTGCTCCTGGGGGCCTGGAGAAGGCCCCGTGCCCCTGCAGTTTCGGAATTGCCTGCTTCcgctccctggcctctccctgctgccGGCACCTACTCCAACTTTGCAGGAAAGTTGAAGCCAAGCCCAGGCACTGTCATGATCTGGCTGGGTGTGTCTGCACTTGGAGCAGCCCTGACACACTAgcaccccccctccccccgccctgccccagccccctcTGAAGCTTTGGGCACCTATGAGCTCAGGGAGGGAGGCCAGGGGGTGCTGAAGGTGGCTCAGTATGGGCTGCCTGGGCGCAGTGGATGGCATGTTGATGGCAGCAGACAGGCTCCTGGACAAAAAGGGGTgagtccccagtgaaaccccaccttctaGCCAGGGATGGCCTGAACCTGGGGACCAGGCTGCCGGTTCCAGGTGGAGTCTTCCACCCAAAGTGAGAACTTGTACTTTTTCTGGCCCTGTCCATGGCCAGCCATGGAcaaatcagcatgcacttcctcccttctgagcctataaaaaccccaggctcagCCAGACTCGTACAGATGTGGGGACTACCTGCTTGCTATAAGAAGCTACCCACTGCAgatctcctctctgctgagagctggacactCATCAGGCCGCCTACAGAAAGGAGCTACGACTTTGGGtttcctgagagctgttctgtcactcaacGGAGCTCCTCTTCCCCTTTGCTTATCCTCCAGTTGTCCActtacctcattcttcctggatgcaaaacaagaacttgggacctgaATGGCAGGACTCAAAGAGCTGTAACAAATGGGGCTGAAACACATCGCCCCTACTCGCCATGTTGCGGGAAacgagaaggagagaagagctgtggctcTTCCAAGAGCCCAGACCTAGTTGctcctgagccagggctgtgacaccctctgtGGGGCTCTGTGGTTCCCAGTTTCTCCAGGCTTCTGGGCACCTCTGTGTTCCCCTCATCCAGACGCAGTTGCTCAGAGCAGAAGCTGCGTGCATTACATCTGGTCCATCTGCAGCCTTGCACGGAGCCAGCACCTGTACCAGtccctggagctgcccaccctgcCATAGCAGCCAGTCAGCCAGCATGCCTGATATGTGTGGTGACCAGGCCCTGCATTCGCTTACCCACACACCCCTCGCCACTCCACACCTGACTAACCCGTGGCTGGTGTGGGATGCAGGTTTGTAGCGCAAGCTAAGCACAGCCTACCTTGGCGGAGTGGACAGAACGAGCTCAGGGAGAAGGTGCCGCCCAGCCACAATGGTTTCTGGGTGGCGAAgcaacaccccaaggatcctgtgacaCTAGGACTTTCACTTAGTAGAAGAAATTCAGCATAATTGAgtctacaaatttaaaaaaacgtAACCCGAATATGACTGgaacctttaaaaatgttaacacgTCAATTATGGTGTAGCTTTCTACAAGAAAAGATGACACGGAAGCTAATCCAGTTGTGTCTGGCAAG includes:
- the LOC113221487 gene encoding kinesin-associated protein 3-like isoform X1 translates to MHDKNNEIRKVCDNTLDIIAEYDEEWAKKIQSEKFRWHNSQWLEMVESRQMDESEQYLYGDDRIEPYIHEGDILERPDLFYNSDGLIASEGAISPDFFNDYHLQNGDVVGQHSFPGSDGGSGPSGAAAAGMPAAVGEAQLTSRATQSCEAGKRQESCPLPSWQARSPTLLGAAAATQPQLETRSSQCSWGPGEGPVPLQFRNCLLPLPGLSLLPAPTPTLQES